One region of Zingiber officinale cultivar Zhangliang chromosome 7B, Zo_v1.1, whole genome shotgun sequence genomic DNA includes:
- the LOC122003722 gene encoding protein RETICULATA-RELATED 1, chloroplastic-like: MTCNGIIVWSLAPCRSYGNTFRFDLENTIQKLPNNIFENSYPMREFDLQKRIYSFFYKAAEFSLLGLAAGTIQGAITKDFAAKKEGRLSVTIPSASSNALGYGAF; this comes from the exons ATGACTTGTAATGGAATAATTGTTTGGTCCCTTGCACCTTGTCGTTCATATGGGAATACATTCCGCTTTGACTTGGAAAATACAATTCAGAAACTTCCCAATAATATTTTTGAGAATAGCTATCCTATGAGAGAATTTGACTTGCAGAAGAGAATTTACTCTTTCTTCTACAAAGCAGCAGAATTTTCTTTACTGGGACTAGCTGCAGGGACAATTCAAGGTGCTATAACAAAAGATTTTGCTGCCAAGAAGGAGGGAAG GTTATCAGTGACAATTCCTTCTGCAAGTAGCAATGCTCTTGGTTATGGTGCTTTTTAG
- the LOC122003725 gene encoding polyamine oxidase 3-like, with amino-acid sequence MHLVNIYTTRQNMLLVLVLDLLLIMFFFMVLKYILVCILLLHINIYIYIYIDLNFLAASFYQKTEARQSRSPSAIVIGGGFAGIAAAHALKNAAFQVVLLESRDRIGGRVHTNYSFGFPVDMGAAWLHGVCNENPLASWIGRLGLPIYRTSGDNSVLYDHDLESYALFDGDGHQVPQDLVEKVGKVFETILEEANKLRWSLKD; translated from the exons ATGCATTTGGTAAATATATATACAACACGACAGAATATGTTGCTTGTTCTTGTGttggatttattattaattatgttttttttcatgGTGTTAAAATATATTCTAGTTTGCATTTTACTGCTTCACATCaacatatatatctatatatatattgacttaaattttcttgcagcaTCATTCTATCAGAAGACTGAAGCAAGGCAATCTCGCTCTCCTTCTGCCATTGTCATTGGTGGTGGATTTGCAGGGATTGCAGCTGCTCATGCACTGAAAAATGCAGCTTTTCAG GTTGTGCTTTTAGAATCTCGGGATAGAATTGGTGGTCGAGTTCACACTAACTACTCATTTGGTTTTCCTGTTGACATGGGAGCAGCCTG GTTGCATGGTGTCTGCAACGAGAATCCATTGGCATCTTGGATTGGAAGACTTGGTCTACCAATTTATCGAACTTCTGGTGACAATTCTGTCTTGTATGATCATGACTTGGAGAG CTACGCACTCTTTGATGGTGATGGACATCAAGTGCCTCAAGATCTAGTGGAAAAAGTTGGTAAGGTGTTTGAAACCATTCTGGAAGAG GCTAACAAACTCAG gtggagtttgaaggattag